ATAGTATTCACGAGCTAAGTCTTCAGCCAGGTTATGGAAACCACTTTTTGCAGCGGCATCTTTTGCTTTTTCATAGTCTTCTTCGGAACGAAACATCGTATCCGCAAAAACTATTTTACCAGATGAAGGCAGTAAATTACTATAAAGAGTAATTGCTTCTGCTTTTTCTTCATCTGTTAAATGATGAAAAGCATAGGTGCTCACGAAAACATCTGGCGCACTCTCTGTTGAGAAGTTAAGAAAATCTCCATCCTTCACCACTGCTTTTTCATTCAGCTTCTCCTCTGCTAATTTCCGCATAGCTTTGGAAGGCTCTATACCTGT
This DNA window, taken from Niallia sp. Man26, encodes the following:
- a CDS encoding class I SAM-dependent methyltransferase — protein: MGKEFMEIFEKWADTYDESLTKDIEYKEVFRNYEQILDEVANRAYGTVVEFGPGTGNLTLKLADKGLFVTGIEPSKAMRKLAEEKLNEKAVVKDGDFLNFSTESAPDVFVSTYAFHHLTDEEKAEAITLYSNLLPSSGKIVFADTMFRSEEDYEKAKDAAAKSGFHNLAEDLAREYYSTIPVLQRMLEEAGFTAAFTRLNEFVWIMEGTKV